From Spirosoma aerolatum, one genomic window encodes:
- a CDS encoding NuoI/complex I 23 kDa subunit family protein, whose protein sequence is MQLTNRSKQVSNKEMTLAEKMYLPAVVGGLAITLRHFFRKKVTIQYPEVKRYLGPIYRGHHVLKRDEQGRERCTACGLCAVACPAEAISMVAAERKKGEENLYREEKYAAVYEINMLRCIFCGLCEEACPKQAVYLRHDRMVPVFQERDEVIYGKDRLVEKMDDRYIRVNNSEVKATPTEPSLTRAAT, encoded by the coding sequence ATGCAGTTAACAAATCGCTCTAAACAGGTCAGTAATAAAGAGATGACCCTGGCGGAGAAAATGTACTTACCCGCCGTTGTGGGTGGGTTGGCGATTACCCTTCGCCACTTTTTCCGCAAAAAGGTCACGATCCAGTACCCGGAAGTGAAGCGCTATCTGGGGCCTATTTATCGTGGCCATCACGTACTGAAGCGCGATGAACAAGGCCGTGAGCGCTGTACAGCCTGTGGTCTTTGTGCCGTAGCCTGTCCGGCCGAAGCGATCTCGATGGTAGCCGCCGAGCGCAAAAAAGGGGAAGAAAATCTGTACCGTGAAGAAAAATATGCTGCCGTATATGAAATCAATATGCTGCGCTGCATCTTCTGCGGATTATGTGAAGAAGCGTGTCCTAAACAGGCCGTTTACCTTCGTCACGACCGTATGGTACCTGTTTTCCAGGAACGGGATGAAGTTATCTATGGCAAGGATCGGCTGGTTGAAAAAATGGATGATCGCTATATCCGGGTGAACAATTCGGAAGTAAAAGCAACACCAACCGAACCCAGTTTAACCCGGGCCGCCACCTAG
- the nuoH gene encoding NADH-quinone oxidoreductase subunit NuoH, which yields MELPVLIVKGLIILVIFGITLLIATYSTYAERKVAAFLQDRIGPNRAGPWGLLQPIADAGKMFFKEDFIPSQASKWLFILGPCLAMLTALMSSAVIPFSDSIRFAWDKINYEIPVQGIEINIGVLYIFGVVSLGVYGIMVGGWASNNKFSLLGAIRAASQNISYEIALGLSLITILMMTGSLSLRAIINEQATFFEWNIFTQPLGFVIFLTCAFAECNRTPFDLPECETELVGGYHTEYSSMKLGFYLFAEYINMFVSSAFISALYFGGFHYPFMSLVNEALENSLGAVTGHNIATLICFVVFFAKIFFFIFFFMWVRWTLPRFRYDQLMNLGWKTFIPLSILNVVITGAGLLYDFKYATWLIAIVMIVLAIMSTSRAPKRETIAQGTV from the coding sequence ATGGAATTACCCGTATTAATCGTAAAGGGCCTGATTATCCTGGTTATTTTCGGGATAACGCTCCTGATTGCGACTTATTCTACCTATGCTGAGCGGAAGGTAGCCGCATTCCTTCAAGATCGTATCGGCCCAAACCGTGCAGGCCCCTGGGGCCTATTGCAACCCATCGCCGACGCCGGTAAAATGTTCTTCAAAGAAGATTTTATCCCATCTCAGGCCAGCAAGTGGTTATTTATTCTTGGTCCCTGTCTGGCTATGCTTACCGCGCTGATGTCAAGTGCTGTAATTCCATTTAGCGACAGTATTCGGTTTGCCTGGGATAAGATCAATTACGAGATACCCGTTCAGGGAATCGAAATCAACATTGGCGTTTTATACATTTTCGGCGTAGTATCGCTGGGGGTGTATGGCATTATGGTCGGTGGCTGGGCGTCGAACAACAAATTCTCGTTGCTGGGCGCTATCCGGGCAGCTTCGCAGAACATCAGCTACGAAATTGCCCTTGGTTTATCGCTGATTACTATTCTTATGATGACGGGCTCACTATCGCTTCGGGCCATCATCAACGAACAGGCTACATTTTTCGAATGGAACATTTTCACTCAGCCACTCGGCTTCGTTATTTTCCTGACCTGCGCCTTTGCTGAGTGTAACCGAACCCCGTTCGATTTGCCCGAGTGCGAAACTGAACTGGTAGGTGGGTATCATACCGAGTATAGCTCCATGAAACTGGGATTCTACCTGTTTGCGGAGTATATCAATATGTTCGTTTCGTCGGCATTTATCTCAGCACTTTACTTTGGCGGATTCCACTATCCCTTTATGAGTCTGGTCAATGAAGCCCTGGAAAATTCACTGGGTGCCGTAACTGGCCACAACATCGCCACGCTTATTTGTTTTGTTGTTTTCTTCGCCAAGATTTTCTTCTTCATTTTCTTTTTCATGTGGGTTCGGTGGACATTACCTCGTTTCCGCTACGATCAGTTGATGAACTTAGGCTGGAAAACCTTTATTCCACTATCAATCCTCAACGTTGTTATTACTGGTGCAGGATTGCTATACGATTTTAAATACGCAACCTGGTTAATCGCTATTGTTATGATTGTATTGGCAATCATGTCAACAAGTCGGGCGCCGAAGCGTGAAACCATTGCACAGGGAACCGTGTAA
- a CDS encoding 2Fe-2S iron-sulfur cluster-binding protein yields the protein MAEQEIKPQLLKVTIDGIEVEVEPGTTILQAARKIGPAVAPPAMCYYQPLKGSGGKCRACLVRVAAGSAKDPRPMPKLVASCLTTVQDGMIVENETSPQVVEARKGVVEFLLLNHPLDCPVCDQAGECDLQNFAFDHGRETTRYEEDRRTFEKRDIGPYIQLHMTRCILCYRCVFTADQITNKRVHGVMGRGDAAEISTYIEKAIDNDFSGNVIDVCPVGALTDKTYRFKNRVWFTKPVDAHRDCPTCSGKVTLWYRGEDVIRVTARKNEWNEVTEFICNTCRFDKKKTSDWTIEGPTKISRSSVISANKYRRDEIKPSFGQRLAAAEYKSIHDERDTSQLNIQQLPPERFAKVLPSALEPEP from the coding sequence ATGGCTGAACAGGAAATAAAGCCGCAATTACTGAAAGTCACAATAGACGGGATTGAGGTCGAAGTAGAGCCAGGCACTACCATTTTGCAGGCTGCTCGTAAAATTGGTCCGGCAGTAGCTCCACCGGCTATGTGCTACTATCAGCCCCTGAAAGGCAGTGGTGGCAAGTGCCGGGCATGTCTGGTTCGGGTAGCGGCCGGGTCGGCCAAAGACCCTCGTCCCATGCCTAAACTGGTTGCCTCCTGCCTGACAACCGTGCAGGATGGCATGATAGTCGAAAATGAAACCAGCCCGCAGGTAGTAGAAGCCCGCAAAGGGGTTGTTGAGTTTTTGTTGCTGAATCACCCACTCGATTGCCCCGTATGTGACCAGGCTGGTGAGTGTGATTTGCAAAATTTTGCGTTTGATCATGGCCGTGAGACCACCCGGTATGAAGAAGATCGGCGGACTTTTGAGAAGCGTGATATTGGTCCGTACATCCAGTTACACATGACACGCTGCATCCTTTGCTACCGTTGCGTGTTTACGGCCGATCAGATTACGAACAAACGGGTGCATGGTGTAATGGGTCGTGGCGATGCTGCCGAAATTAGTACCTACATTGAAAAAGCCATCGATAACGATTTCTCAGGAAATGTAATTGATGTTTGCCCAGTTGGTGCATTGACCGATAAAACCTACCGATTCAAAAACCGCGTTTGGTTCACTAAACCAGTTGATGCACACCGTGATTGTCCAACCTGCTCAGGAAAGGTAACGCTCTGGTATCGGGGAGAGGATGTGATTCGGGTAACAGCCCGGAAAAACGAGTGGAACGAGGTAACTGAATTCATCTGCAATACCTGCCGCTTCGATAAGAAGAAAACCAGCGACTGGACCATTGAAGGGCCTACGAAAATTTCGCGGAGTTCGGTTATCTCGGCTAATAAATACCGACGTGATGAAATAAAACCATCCTTCGGTCAACGATTGGCAGCGGCCGAGTACAAGTCAATCCATGATGAGCGTGATACATCGCAACTCAATATTCAGCAATTACCACCTGAGCGATTTGCAAAAGTACTCCCATCAGCGCTGGAACCAGAACCTTAA
- the nuoF gene encoding NADH-quinone oxidoreductase subunit NuoF — translation MATKILTEHINVPGIETFDVYRKQGGYTAVEKALKTMTPDAIVEEVKKAGVRGRGGAGFPMGMKWSFLAKPEGVPRYLVCNADESEPGTFKDHYLMKNIPHLLIEGMIISSYALGANKSFIYVRGELMYVIHILEKAIAEAKAKGFLGKNILGSGYDLELVVQPGGGAYICGEETALLESLEGKRGNPRNKPPFPAVKGLYQCPTVVNNVESIATTSWIVNNGGDAYAAIGIGRSTGTKLISASGHINKPGVYEIELGVPVEDFIFADEWCGGIRPGHKFKALVAGGSSVPILPANLALTLANGEKRLMSYESLSDGGFATGTMLGSGGFIVFDETSCIVRNTWNFSRFYHHESCGQCSPCREGTGWMEKVLHRIEYGHGHQQDIDLLVDVAKKIEGNTICPLGDAAAWPVASAIRHFRDEFQWHIDHPSEATQPGAVYRGEMALI, via the coding sequence ATGGCAACTAAAATATTAACCGAGCATATTAACGTCCCAGGCATCGAGACGTTCGATGTTTATCGGAAACAGGGCGGGTATACGGCTGTTGAAAAGGCCCTCAAAACCATGACACCCGATGCCATTGTTGAAGAGGTAAAAAAAGCAGGTGTTCGTGGCCGGGGTGGCGCAGGCTTCCCGATGGGCATGAAATGGAGCTTCCTGGCTAAGCCCGAAGGAGTTCCCCGCTATCTAGTCTGTAATGCCGATGAATCGGAGCCGGGCACCTTTAAAGATCACTACTTGATGAAGAACATCCCTCATTTACTCATTGAGGGCATGATTATTTCGTCGTACGCTTTGGGGGCTAATAAGTCATTCATCTACGTACGGGGCGAATTGATGTACGTCATCCATATCCTCGAAAAAGCTATTGCCGAAGCCAAAGCCAAAGGCTTCCTGGGCAAAAACATTCTGGGTAGTGGCTACGATCTTGAGTTGGTTGTTCAGCCCGGGGGCGGTGCCTACATTTGTGGTGAAGAAACGGCCTTGCTCGAATCGCTGGAAGGTAAACGAGGCAATCCTCGGAATAAACCGCCGTTCCCCGCTGTTAAAGGCCTTTATCAGTGCCCAACGGTGGTTAACAATGTAGAATCCATCGCCACTACCTCCTGGATCGTTAACAACGGTGGGGATGCCTATGCAGCCATCGGCATTGGCCGTAGTACGGGAACAAAGTTGATTTCGGCATCGGGGCACATCAATAAACCGGGTGTTTACGAAATCGAACTGGGAGTCCCTGTCGAAGATTTCATCTTTGCCGATGAATGGTGTGGCGGTATCCGGCCGGGGCATAAATTCAAAGCCTTAGTAGCAGGAGGCTCATCAGTACCCATTTTGCCAGCCAACCTGGCCTTGACGCTGGCCAACGGCGAGAAACGCTTAATGTCCTACGAGTCCCTGTCGGACGGCGGGTTTGCTACAGGAACCATGCTTGGATCAGGTGGTTTCATCGTGTTTGACGAAACGTCCTGTATTGTTCGGAATACGTGGAACTTCTCCCGGTTCTATCACCACGAATCCTGTGGCCAGTGCAGCCCCTGTCGGGAAGGAACAGGCTGGATGGAAAAAGTACTGCATCGCATCGAATACGGTCACGGTCATCAACAGGACATTGATCTGCTGGTCGATGTGGCTAAAAAGATTGAAGGAAATACGATTTGTCCGCTTGGCGATGCTGCTGCCTGGCCAGTAGCCAGTGCGATCCGGCATTTCCGCGACGAATTTCAGTGGCATATCGACCACCCCTCCGAAGCAACCCAGCCAGGTGCCGTATATCGGGGTGAGATGGCTCTGATTTAA
- a CDS encoding NADH-quinone oxidoreductase subunit NuoE family protein — protein MTTETNHSAIQFTPDRLERAKEIISRYPEGKQKSALLPLLHLLQEQEGWTSVEGMDYVARMLDLQPIEVYEVATFYTMFHLNPVGKHVIEYCRTGPCCLMGGEEVYAHLKTRLGIDAGQTTVDGRFTLKEVECLAACGMGPVFQIREKYYMNLTNERVDEIIDELSK, from the coding sequence ATGACAACAGAAACAAACCATTCTGCTATACAATTTACGCCCGACCGTCTGGAACGGGCGAAGGAAATAATTTCCCGTTACCCGGAAGGTAAACAGAAATCCGCTTTACTTCCACTATTGCATCTGTTACAGGAACAGGAAGGGTGGACAAGTGTTGAAGGGATGGACTACGTGGCCCGTATGCTCGACCTCCAGCCGATCGAGGTATATGAAGTGGCTACGTTTTACACCATGTTTCACCTTAACCCGGTCGGTAAGCACGTCATCGAATACTGCCGAACAGGCCCTTGCTGCCTGATGGGCGGGGAAGAAGTGTATGCACATCTGAAAACGCGCCTGGGCATTGATGCAGGGCAAACAACGGTCGATGGCCGGTTCACGCTGAAAGAAGTGGAGTGTTTGGCCGCCTGCGGAATGGGTCCCGTTTTCCAGATTCGGGAAAAATACTACATGAACCTGACCAACGAGCGTGTAGACGAAATCATTGACGAACTGTCGAAATAA
- a CDS encoding type II toxin-antitoxin system HicB family antitoxin: MKKYLVIFEKTPSGYGAYVPDLPGCVATAPTKEEVERLIYEGIQFHIEGLELEGHPIPTANSEAETMVFAY; the protein is encoded by the coding sequence ATGAAAAAGTATTTGGTCATATTTGAAAAGACGCCATCCGGGTATGGAGCTTATGTGCCGGATTTACCTGGCTGTGTAGCCACTGCGCCGACCAAAGAGGAAGTCGAACGCTTGATTTATGAAGGAATTCAATTTCATATAGAAGGTTTAGAACTAGAAGGGCATCCTATTCCAACTGCGAATTCAGAAGCCGAAACAATGGTTTTTGCCTATTAA
- a CDS encoding type II toxin-antitoxin system HicA family toxin, with translation MAIKFREVVRIIEDDGWYQVRHRGSHRQFKHKTKTGLVTIAYHSLNDDVPVGTLNSIYKQAQIDR, from the coding sequence ATGGCCATAAAGTTCCGCGAAGTTGTGCGTATAATTGAGGACGATGGCTGGTATCAGGTCAGGCATCGAGGAAGTCATCGTCAATTTAAGCATAAAACAAAAACGGGCCTAGTAACCATCGCTTATCATAGCTTAAACGACGATGTTCCTGTTGGAACGCTAAATAGTATTTATAAACAGGCTCAGATTGATCGATGA
- the nuoD gene encoding NADH dehydrogenase (quinone) subunit D encodes MVSEELDIANKNLPAEQGPVQYVNELTTLNLGPTHPATHGIFQNVLQMDGEKIVSGEQTIGYIHRAFEKIAERRPFYQITTLTDRMNYCSSPINNMGWHMTVEKLLGIDIPKRAQYIRVIMMELARLADHLICNGILGVDTGAFTGFLYIYQERENIYEIYEEVCGARLTTNMGRIGGMERDLSPTAIRKIKELIPRFRKVLTEFENLFNRNRIFMDRVIGVGGISAERALSYGFTGPNLRAAGVDYDVRVMNPYSSYEDFEFDIPIGQSGDTYDRFMVRNAEMWQSLRIIEQAINNLPEGSYYADAPQYYLPPKQEVYKNMEALIYHFKIVMGEIDAPVGEVYHAVEGGNGELGFYLISDGGRAPYRLHFRRPCFIYYQAYPEMCKGLTLSDAIVIMSSMNVIAGELDA; translated from the coding sequence ATGGTTTCTGAAGAACTCGATATAGCTAATAAAAACTTACCTGCCGAACAAGGACCGGTTCAGTACGTCAACGAATTGACCACATTGAACCTCGGTCCTACTCACCCGGCTACACACGGTATTTTTCAGAACGTTCTGCAAATGGACGGAGAGAAAATCGTATCGGGCGAGCAAACCATCGGCTATATCCACCGGGCGTTCGAGAAGATTGCCGAACGACGCCCTTTTTACCAGATTACGACCCTTACCGACCGGATGAACTACTGTTCGTCGCCCATTAACAACATGGGCTGGCATATGACGGTCGAAAAATTGCTAGGGATTGACATACCCAAGCGGGCTCAGTACATTCGGGTCATTATGATGGAGTTAGCTCGCCTGGCCGACCACCTCATTTGCAACGGTATTCTTGGTGTTGATACGGGTGCGTTTACCGGCTTCCTGTACATCTATCAGGAGCGCGAAAACATCTACGAAATCTACGAAGAAGTCTGCGGTGCCCGGTTGACGACGAACATGGGGCGTATCGGTGGCATGGAGCGGGACTTGTCCCCTACAGCTATCCGTAAGATCAAAGAATTAATTCCACGCTTCCGCAAAGTACTGACCGAGTTTGAAAACCTCTTCAACCGCAACCGGATTTTCATGGATCGGGTGATTGGTGTTGGTGGTATATCAGCCGAACGGGCGTTGAGTTATGGATTTACCGGCCCAAACCTACGTGCCGCCGGTGTCGATTATGACGTTCGGGTTATGAATCCCTACTCGTCGTATGAGGATTTCGAATTCGACATCCCCATCGGTCAAAGTGGCGATACATACGACCGCTTTATGGTTCGAAATGCCGAAATGTGGCAGAGTTTGCGAATCATCGAGCAGGCTATCAATAACCTGCCAGAAGGTTCCTACTATGCCGACGCTCCACAGTACTACCTGCCTCCGAAGCAGGAAGTGTACAAAAACATGGAAGCCCTGATCTATCACTTCAAAATTGTGATGGGTGAGATCGATGCACCAGTTGGTGAGGTGTACCACGCAGTTGAAGGAGGCAATGGCGAGTTGGGCTTTTACCTGATCAGTGATGGCGGACGAGCTCCGTATCGTCTGCACTTCCGTCGGCCCTGTTTTATCTATTACCAGGCTTATCCGGAAATGTGTAAAGGGCTGACTCTATCCGATGCCATTGTGATCATGAGTAGTATGAACGTGATTGCCGGGGAGTTAGACGCCTAG
- a CDS encoding NADH-quinone oxidoreductase subunit C: MLTNEEVAQNIINQFGEAVSDFDDPYNLLTFSTSREQIIPLVSFLKSHSTYQFGFLTDITAVHYPDSAGKEFCVVYHLHSLINNFRLRIKVYLAADDVHIPTMTSLFASANWMERETFDLFGIIFDGHPDLRRILNMEEMDYFPMRKEYPLEDSTRQDKIDALFGR, encoded by the coding sequence ATGCTGACCAACGAGGAAGTTGCGCAGAACATCATCAACCAATTCGGCGAAGCCGTTTCCGACTTCGATGACCCGTATAACCTGCTGACGTTTTCGACCAGCCGTGAGCAGATTATTCCACTTGTCTCATTTCTGAAGTCGCACTCTACCTATCAGTTCGGGTTTTTGACCGATATTACGGCTGTTCATTACCCTGATTCGGCCGGTAAGGAATTTTGCGTCGTCTATCACTTACATAGCCTAATCAATAACTTCCGGCTACGTATAAAAGTGTACCTTGCCGCCGACGATGTCCATATTCCGACGATGACAAGCCTGTTTGCCAGTGCCAACTGGATGGAGCGTGAAACGTTTGATCTGTTCGGGATTATTTTCGACGGCCATCCCGATTTACGCCGGATTTTGAACATGGAAGAGATGGACTACTTTCCAATGCGGAAAGAGTACCCACTCGAAGACAGCACCCGGCAGGATAAAATAGATGCATTGTTTGGACGATAA
- a CDS encoding NADH-quinone oxidoreductase subunit B, which produces MATDIKLAEAPASYDGPGFSATSFDKIIGLARANSLWPLPFATSCCGIEFMSTMASHYDLGRFGAERPSFSPRQADMLLVAGTIAKKMAPVVKQVYLQMAEPRWVIAIGACASSGGIFDTYSVLQGIDRIIPVDVYVPGCPPRPEQILEGVLQVQELAKNESLRRRNTEEYQKLLNSYSIQ; this is translated from the coding sequence ATGGCAACTGACATTAAGCTGGCTGAAGCCCCTGCAAGTTATGACGGACCAGGTTTTTCGGCTACTTCATTCGATAAAATTATAGGCCTGGCCCGCGCTAATTCGCTTTGGCCACTGCCCTTTGCCACCTCCTGCTGTGGTATTGAGTTTATGTCGACGATGGCTTCTCATTACGATTTAGGTCGTTTTGGGGCCGAACGTCCGAGTTTTTCACCCCGGCAGGCCGACATGCTGCTGGTAGCGGGAACTATCGCGAAAAAGATGGCCCCCGTTGTCAAACAGGTCTACCTGCAAATGGCCGAGCCTCGCTGGGTCATTGCCATTGGTGCCTGTGCGTCGAGCGGTGGTATTTTCGACACCTACAGCGTCCTGCAGGGTATCGACCGGATTATCCCTGTCGATGTATACGTGCCTGGTTGCCCACCTCGCCCTGAGCAAATTCTGGAAGGTGTGTTGCAGGTTCAGGAGCTTGCCAAAAACGAATCGCTCCGTCGGCGAAATACCGAAGAATACCAGAAGTTACTGAATTCGTATAGCATTCAATAA
- a CDS encoding NADH-quinone oxidoreductase subunit A, protein MNATYVPADYLPVLIQLGLALGFIVTTMIVTHAIGPKRHSQKKDDPFECGIPVQGDARTPISIKYFLIAILFVLFDVEVIFLYPWAVNFKGLGMAGFIEMVLFMGLLLAGFYYIIRKGVLKWE, encoded by the coding sequence ATGAATGCAACCTATGTTCCGGCCGATTATTTGCCGGTGCTGATTCAACTCGGTTTAGCACTGGGATTCATCGTAACGACGATGATCGTTACCCACGCAATCGGTCCTAAACGCCACAGTCAGAAAAAAGACGATCCATTTGAGTGTGGTATTCCTGTTCAGGGCGACGCTCGTACACCCATTTCCATCAAATATTTCCTGATTGCTATCCTCTTCGTCCTGTTCGATGTAGAGGTGATCTTTTTATATCCCTGGGCCGTTAATTTTAAAGGCTTAGGCATGGCCGGTTTTATTGAGATGGTGCTGTTTATGGGGCTCTTGCTGGCTGGCTTTTACTACATCATTCGCAAGGGTGTGTTGAAGTGGGAATAA
- a CDS encoding sialate O-acetylesterase gives MSTWVSAQSTNSIIKITYPVTRAIFQRANDNTCTFYLSGSIYQPVDSVQARVQEEVAGQGLGTNWVTIQKNPQGGIFQGSLKAKGGWYRLEVQAFAGGNVIGSDVVRKIGVGEVFIITGQSNAQGFITRAGLNYGATAANDDRVNCLAYDNIAKNSLADPPAPAFQQLTATAIIGPRGQSAWCWGYLGDLLVKQYNVPVLFINTAWEATTIQNWTESADGKITKQIFALGTPDENFPVGMPYGNLLVSLRYYSSLLGLRAVLWQQGEFDNFPLHTPRKEYATAMQYLVNKTRADIQNYPAWVLARSSYSNNSVSQDVIQAQNDVINTYANNVFAGPFTDNIQIPRFDDVHFGNRTTNNPGDKGLIDLGQAWYESLNTAFFASSLPLPPLLQPAINVTCGTSGNALTLTLPNAYKSYTWNTGQTTQSITVSQPGTYQATLKDGGGRTYLSPILDVQSPIQPSAPTISLASQPGKVVDTQQQICADSSAVFLANTSANSTGIWSASGTTSIGKTITLSKAGTYTLQAQSVYGCKSSQTASINLTVRPKVPVPSIEQVGPYSLQAVLPTPTGGQPDLFDWRRNNTEVLPKNDAVIKVVVSANYSARTKTTFALANGNNLTCYSTFSAPKPFTFDRSNGGLVIYPNPSVDGTVAIETLEDLKNADIDVFTLTGQKIYSSQIPLLDQRKVVDLSGLAQGVYLIRVHSNGFDLSKRVIINR, from the coding sequence ATGAGTACGTGGGTATCCGCTCAAAGTACCAACTCTATCATAAAAATTACTTATCCGGTTACGCGGGCTATTTTCCAACGTGCGAATGATAACACCTGTACGTTTTATCTTTCAGGAAGTATATACCAGCCCGTCGACAGTGTTCAGGCTCGCGTTCAGGAAGAGGTGGCTGGGCAAGGATTAGGTACGAACTGGGTTACTATACAAAAGAATCCACAGGGTGGTATTTTCCAGGGTTCTTTAAAAGCAAAAGGTGGCTGGTATCGGCTGGAAGTTCAGGCATTTGCCGGTGGCAATGTAATAGGCAGTGATGTTGTTCGGAAAATAGGAGTTGGCGAAGTATTCATTATAACGGGACAGTCCAACGCACAAGGTTTCATCACAAGGGCTGGCTTAAATTATGGCGCAACGGCCGCCAATGATGACCGGGTCAATTGCCTGGCGTACGATAATATCGCCAAAAATTCACTCGCTGATCCACCAGCCCCCGCCTTCCAGCAATTAACAGCAACGGCCATTATCGGCCCTCGAGGTCAGAGTGCCTGGTGCTGGGGCTATCTTGGCGATCTGTTGGTGAAGCAGTATAATGTTCCGGTACTCTTTATCAATACGGCCTGGGAAGCAACGACGATTCAAAACTGGACCGAAAGTGCCGATGGCAAAATCACTAAACAGATATTTGCCCTAGGTACGCCTGATGAAAACTTTCCAGTAGGCATGCCCTATGGCAATTTGCTTGTATCCTTACGCTATTATAGCTCACTGCTTGGCCTACGTGCCGTATTGTGGCAGCAGGGTGAATTCGACAACTTCCCATTACATACTCCTCGTAAAGAGTATGCTACTGCCATGCAGTATCTGGTCAATAAGACCCGTGCCGACATCCAGAATTATCCAGCCTGGGTTCTGGCCCGGTCGTCGTACAGCAACAATTCGGTAAGCCAGGATGTTATCCAGGCTCAAAACGATGTGATCAACACCTACGCCAATAACGTATTTGCAGGCCCTTTTACGGATAATATCCAGATTCCCCGCTTCGACGACGTTCACTTCGGGAACCGTACAACTAATAATCCAGGCGACAAAGGGCTTATTGATCTGGGTCAAGCCTGGTACGAAAGCCTAAACACCGCCTTTTTTGCAAGTTCACTACCGCTGCCTCCACTGCTCCAACCAGCTATTAATGTCACCTGTGGCACTTCGGGCAACGCTTTAACACTCACCTTGCCAAACGCTTATAAATCGTATACCTGGAATACAGGGCAGACGACACAAAGTATTACCGTTAGTCAGCCGGGCACTTATCAGGCTACATTGAAAGATGGAGGTGGACGAACCTATTTATCGCCAATTCTTGACGTACAAAGTCCTATTCAGCCATCAGCACCCACTATTTCTCTGGCTAGCCAGCCTGGAAAAGTAGTTGATACACAACAACAAATCTGTGCTGATTCGTCGGCAGTCTTTCTTGCGAATACGAGTGCCAACAGCACAGGTATATGGAGTGCAAGCGGCACAACATCGATTGGTAAAACCATTACACTGAGTAAAGCCGGAACCTACACGTTACAGGCACAGAGTGTATACGGCTGTAAGTCCAGCCAGACAGCGAGTATCAATCTAACGGTTCGGCCCAAAGTCCCTGTACCGAGTATTGAGCAAGTAGGCCCTTACAGCTTACAGGCGGTACTACCTACACCTACCGGCGGGCAACCTGATTTATTCGATTGGCGACGTAACAATACAGAAGTGCTTCCTAAAAACGATGCCGTAATTAAAGTAGTGGTATCGGCCAATTATTCAGCGCGAACAAAAACTACGTTTGCACTGGCTAACGGGAATAATCTGACCTGTTATTCAACCTTCAGTGCGCCTAAACCGTTCACATTCGACCGTTCTAACGGAGGACTGGTTATTTACCCTAATCCGTCAGTTGATGGGACAGTAGCTATTGAAACCCTGGAAGATTTAAAAAATGCCGATATTGACGTATTTACGTTAACGGGTCAAAAAATCTATTCAAGCCAGATTCCACTACTTGACCAACGGAAGGTAGTCGATTTATCAGGACTGGCACAGGGAGTTTATCTCATTCGCGTTCATTCGAACGGGTTCGACCTATCCAAACGCGTCATCATCAATCGATAA